A stretch of DNA from Pelorhabdus rhamnosifermentans:
TATCAAAAATGGATTTATGGCGCTAAAAAAAAGGGCGCAAGAACTTTATTGGATGCAGACGGAGAACTTTTACGGTTAGGAATTGAGGCTGGGCCATATTTGATAAAACCCAACATTCATGAACTGGAAAGATTACTTGATAGAAAGATCGTAAGCGTTGAAGAAGCGGTCGAGCATTCTCGAACGCTTATGGAGAAGTATGGGATAGAAATAGTGGTTGTTTCCCTGGGAGAGAAAGGGGCCTTGTTTTTAAATAAGGAGGTCGCCCTATTGGCAGAGGGGATTACAGTAGCTGTAAAGAGCACTGTAGGAGCAGGGGATTCTATGGTGGCCGCGCTTGCTTATGCCATAGATGAGGGATACGCTTTTGAAAAAGCTGCTACATTAGCGGTTGCTGCTGGTACAGCCAATGTGATGACTTGCGGTACAGAGCCTAGCTCTCTTAAGGTAATTGAAAAATTAGAAAAAGAAGTAAAATGGAAATATTTATAATATGAGTAGAGGGGATTATAATATGAAAACAAGAGCCGTTCGATTATATGGAAAAAAGGATTTGCGTTTAGACGAGTTTGAATTACCTCAAATCGAAGAAGATGAGATACTCGTTCAAGTAATTTCAGACAGTATATGTATGTCAAGTTATAAAGCAGCCCTATTAGCAACCGATCACAAAAGGGTTCCTGCGGACATAGCTGAGAACCCGATTATTATCGGACATGAAATGGCAGGAAATATCATTGAGGTTGGTTCTAAGTGGAAAGATCAGTTTAAAGCGGGAGAAAAATTTTCCATGCAACCAGCACTGAATTATAAAGGCAGTATGGATTCGCCTGGTTATTCCTATCGGTATTGTGGTGGGGCAGCAACCTATGTTATTATGCCCCAGGAAGTAATGGAATTAGGATGCTTGTTAAAATATGAAGGGGAATCTTATTACGAGGCTTCTTTAGCGGAACCCTTGTCTTGTATTATTGGAGCTTTTCATGCTAATTATCATACCATGATGGGAAGCTACGAGCATAGGATGGGAATTGCGGAAGGGGGGAAACTCGCTATCCTTGCCGGTGTAGGTCCGATGGGACTGGGTGCCATTGATTATGCAATGCATTGTGATCGAAGACCAAAAATGATTGTAGTGACGGATGTAGATGAAAAAAGATTAGCGAGAGCCGAGAGTATATTTTCTATTACAGAAGCGAAGGAAAACGGAATAGAGCTTATCTTTGCAAATACGAAAGGGTTGGAAGATCCATCTGAATATTTGAGAAATTTAACAGGCGGCACAGGTTTTGATGATGTATATGTATTTACTCCGGTAAAGCCTTTAGTTAAGCAGGGGGACAAAATATTGGGAAGAGATGGATGTCTGAACTTTTTCGCAGGACCAACAGATGTTAATTTTTCCGGTGAGTGCAATTTTTATAATGTTCATTATAATTCAACTCATATTATTGGGACCACTGGCGGTAATACGGATGACATGATTGAATCTTTGCGGATGACAGAAAAGAAGTTGATTAATCCATCTGTTATGGTAACTCATATTGGAGGACTAGATAGTGCTGCAGAAGCTACTTTAAGGTTACCGGAGGAACCGGCAGGGAAAAAGCTAATTTATACGGGCATAGATATGGAATTAACGGCAATTGCCGACTTTGAGGAAAAAGGTAAAGAAAATCCGCATTTCGCAAGACTTGCAGAAATAACCAGCGAAAATAACGGTTTATGGTGTACGGAGGCTGAGAAATATTTATTGGAAAATTGGAGATAATGTGTAAATGATCAAGCAATGTCTTATCAAATTTAGTCATTGTCATTGGAATTATTCCCACTTAGCCAGATGCGTCGTTATACTGAAATGGAGGAACGCAGGATGGAAGTGGATGTAAAGAGCTACAACTAAAAAACATTAGGGAAATATTAGAAAAATACTAGAAAAGCACTTAAGTATTATGATAAGTTCTACGATATAGTAAATAGTAGGGAAAAAAGACCTATTAATAAATCAAAATGTGACACAAGCTGTCAGTACAATGAATATGTAAAAATACCTAAACAAGGACGATCCACAGGGCCAAATCTTTTGCAGGATGCAAAGGGGGTTTGGAACGCTGGGTTATCTTTTTTTTTGCACAAGGAGGAATGGTCATACTCTATTAGAAAATCAAAATGTGACACAAGCTGTAAGCGAATGAATATATAAAGATATCTAAACAGGGACGATTCATGGGCCAAACTAAATTTTGCAGGATGCAAAAGGGTTTGGAGCATTGAGTTGTCCCTTTTTTTGTTCAAGGAGGAATGATTATGTTAGTATTAGGCAGAAAACCAGGCGAATTTGTGATGATTGGTGAGGACATTATGGTCAAGGTCGTTAGAAGTGCGGATGGGGATTTGAGATTGGCTATCAATGCCCCGAAAAGCATAAATATTACTCGTGGCGAAATCTATGAAACGCAAAACAAATACAGCAACTTAACCTGAATATATGAAAACTACATAAATCGTAAGGAAGATTACAATTGCAGTGAAAGTGGATTTACTATTCTTCCTGTCTATGAGTAACGAAAACTTTGAAGAATAAATGATGAAAAATAAAAAAAACACTTAAGTAAAATGATAAGTTCTACGATATAATAAATAATAGAGAAAAACTTTCTATTAGAAAATTAACATGTGACACAAGCTGTAAGCATAATGAATGTGTAAATTATCTAAACAAGGACGATCCGATGGACCAAACAGTCTTTTGCAGGATGCAAAGGAGTTTGGAACACTGGGTTGTCTTTTTTTTGTTCAAGGAGGAGTAACGCAAAACAAATATAGCGACTTAATCTGAATATATGAAAACCATACAAATCTCAAGGACGATTACATTTGTTGATACCAGTAGGACACTGATACAAAACAACAAGTGTAATCGTCCTTTTAATTTAGGAAACAATTCTTTCTAGGCAAGTATTTCTAATCTGGTAATAAGCCGAGTGGCCATGAGGCTTGTTATAAAAAGGTGAAAATGGAAGTTCACTAAAAAAAACACGGAGGTTTTATTATGATTATTAACCACAATCTTGCTTCATTAAACACTTTGAATTCCTTAAGTAAAAATGAGAAAGCCACCCAATCATCTTTGGCGAAATTATCTTCAGGTCTACGTATTAATAGTGCAGCCGATGATTCGGCAGGTTTGGCGATTTCAGAAAAAATGCGTGGACAGATTCGCGGCTTAGACCAGGCGAAAAGCAATTCCCAGAATGGTATTTCTTTGGTACAAACTGCAGAAGGGGCTCTCAATGAAACAACCAGTATTCTGCAGCGTATGCGGGAACTGGCGGTTCAGTCATCCAGTGATACTTCTACCAACAGTGACCGCGCGGCGTGCGAAAAGGAAGTTAAACAGTTAAAAAGTGAAATTGACCGGATTTCCACTACTACCCAGTTTAATACCAAAAATCTGCTTGACGGCAGTCTGTCAGCAGGCAGTAGCGTTGCTCTCGGTACAAAATTAGACTCCGTTGAGATGAAAACCGCGGCTACGCAGGGGACTTCAGTGGGCGGAAGTTCGGTAACTCTTCCTGTTACTCTTGCCGGTTCCAATAACCAGCTAAAACTAAATGTTGACGGTGGCGGCAGCCAGGAAATTACCATTGCGGCGGGTACCTATACCTCTGCGTCTGATTTGGCGTCTGCGGTAAACACTGCCATCGGCAATAACACTGCGTTAGCCGGTAAAGTGACTGCAGAAGTAGCTTCTAATGGAGAATTGTCCTTTGTTTCCGCCAGCACTGGCAAAAACAGTACAGTAGCTGTTATGGCAGGTACAAACGATGCAACAGCAACTTTAGGCATGACAACTAAAACTGAAGCTGTCGGCATTGACGCCAAGACAACGGTGTCAGGTGGTGATCACGGCACTGCAACCGGTACTGTGGATATTTCAGGCGGAGCGAATATTGCTACTGGCGTTAATGATCAACTTACCATCACATTGGATGGAGCTAGCAGCGGTACTCAAGTTACAATTGCGCAGAAGAACTATACTAGTGCAAATGATCTTGTCGGTGCCGTGAACGACGCTATTAATGCTTCTACTTTAAAAGGCAAAGTTACTGCTGAGGTAGATAGTACTGGTAAAAATCTTGTATTTAAATCGGCTGCAACTGGTACAGCTAGCAAGGTGAGTGTTACGGATGGTACAAACAGTGCCTTTACAACTCTAATAAGTGCTACTGCTACTCATGGCGCCACTGAAACAGGCACCACTGCTCTTGGCGCTTCGACAGCTATAACTAGTGCTAACAATACACTTAATATCGCAGTAGATGGCGGCGCGGGTGTTAATGTTACGATTGCAAATAGCACAGGATATTCACAAACGGATCTTGTGAAAGCTATAAACACCGCTATTGATGGTTCTACTTTAAAAGGAAAAGTCACTGCTTCCTTAGATAGAACTAATCATGTTGTGTTTACATCAGCTGCAACCGGTAAAAACAGCAATCTCGATATTACAGGTACTGCTGCGACTGCTGTGTTCGGTGGTACTCCACCAACGAAGGCTGACGGGGCAGCAATGGTTCACGGCACTTCCACCGGTGGCACTAATCTCGTAGCTTCGGCGCCAAACATAGCTACTGGTACTAATGATACAATTACTGTCTCGGTGGATGGCGGTGCCGGCGTTGATATTACACTTGCGAATGGCACAAATACAGGAGCTTCAGTTTTATCACAGGTACAAAGTGCTATTAGTGGTGGTAGTTTAAACGGTAAAGTCACTGCTGCCTTAGATAGTAATAATCAGCTGGTGTTTACAACAGTTGGTAGTGCTCGTAATGTGGCTGTTACAGGTAATGCTGTGACTGGTGCGAACGGGATCGGTGCTCAAACGGCAGTTACCGGGTCATTGGCAACGAGTGGTACTTTCACCGGTAGCGCTACTCCTACCAGTGCGACAGCTGGTGATAAACTGACTATCGGAGTAGATGGCGGCACTGCTAAAACTATTACGCTTGGGGCTGACGCAAATATTGCAGCAGTTATATCAGATATAACTGCTAAAATTGCTGCTGATTCAGATTTAGCCGGAAAAGTCACTGTTGCCAATGATGGTAGTGGTCATCTTAAGTTTACATCAACCTCAAACGGCGCTTCCAGTAGTGTATCTGTTAAGGGTACTGGTGCGTCTGCTCTGGTCGGTGGTCCCACACAGGGTGACGCGGTAGCAGCGAGCGGTACTTCTACCGGCAGCGTTGTTCTTGGCGGTTCGACAACTATAACTGCGGGTACTGACGATAAGGTTAATATTGCAGTAGACGGCGCTGCAGGTGTTGATGTTACTGTTGCGGCTGGCACATATACACAAGATCAACTTAAGGAGGCTGTGAATACTGCAATTAATGCTAATTCTGCTTTGAAAGGAAAAGTTACTGCTTCCTTAGATGGTGATAATCGACTTGTATTTACATCAGCTACGACCGGTTCTAAAAGCAGTGTGGTTGTAACGGCTACTACTGGTAATGCAGGGTTTACTAAGATGATTGCTGCTACAGGCACTAACAATACTGCAAATGAAGTTGCAGGGCAAGGGGCCAAAACAAATGGTGGTACCGGATCGACAGATACTTTGGTATCTTTGGCAGATGCCGATGGTAATAGTTACGGTGTAAAAGCTGGCAACCAGATTAATGTCAGCGTCTTAGTAGGCGGACAACAAAAAACCGCAACCCTTGCTGTTACCTCTACAACTACTCTGCAGGATCTTGCTGATAAGATTCAATCCGCTATTGGCGGTTCCTCTAGCGTAGCTATTAAAGATAATAAGATTCAGATTACCGGACAGGCTGGTATCGCGAATGCCGTTTCCGATCTTACTATGACGGTGCAGAATTCGGCTACCGATGCTACTAAGATAGCTGCTAATTTCGGCAGCGATTTAAGCGCTTACTCGGAAACCCAGGCAGCTACCGATATTCAGAGCGATGGTTCCTTGACCTTCCAAATCGGAGCTAATCAAAATCAGACTATGAATGTTGCCATTAACAAAATGAACGTTCAGTCCCTGGCTTTGTCTTCCGTGGATGTAAGTACTCAGGCAGGTGCTGAGTCAGCCATCACGATAATTGACAATGCAACTCAAGCGGTATCGGCTGAACGTGCCAAACTGGGTGCTTATGAAAACCGTTTGGATCACACTATCAATAATTTGACTACGACTTCAGAAAACATGACCTCCGCCGAATCTCGTATTCGTGACGTGGATATGGCTGCTGAAATGGCCAATTACCAGAAAAACACTGTTCTGCAACAGGCAGCTCAGGCTATGTTGGCTCAGGCTAACCAACAACCATCACAGGTTCTTTCACTGCTTAAATAATAGCAGTATAGCTGGATAATCAATACAGGTAAATAGAGTCAGGGTCTTTGTATTTTGACTCTATTTGCAGTATTGACAGATGAAAGTTAATCTGTCTAGATAAATTTTCAGGGACGATAACATTTGTTGAAATCCGGCAGGACGCTGGGATAAAGGAGGAATTGCAATGTCTACAGCTCCAGTGAGTGGCAGCTCAGATTGGTGGAAAACACCAACAGATACCGACCCAAAAAAAGATACGAAAGGAACGAATAATCTCAGTGACTTCAACACTTTCATGAAAATCTTGGCTTCCGAACTTCAAAATCAAGATCCTACTAACCCGGTAAGCAATACGGAATATGTAGCGCAGCTGGCTCAGGTGGAATCTTTGTCCCAACTGCAAGGCATGAAAAATATGCTAACGACGAACAGTGCTTATAATTTGATTGGTACATCAGTAACCTACCAGACGACAGATTCCGCTACCGGAGCTGCAACTACTGATACCGGTACTGCAAAAGCGGTGGTAGTGAAAAATGATGAACCTTATCTTGTGGTGAATGGCGGACTGGTTAAGGTCAGTGACGTAATCATAGTGGCTCCTGCTGCCAGCAAATGATTTGAAAATTTTTTATCAGCTGGACTCCGATGGGAGAGGCTGAATGCTATTTCAGATCGATCGATGAAATAGAATCTGGGAGGAAATCAATATGTCATCAGCTATGGATTCCGGTGTATCCGGTTTGAAAGCGCAGCAAACCAAATTGAATATCATTGGCAATAATATTGCCAATATCAGTACGCCCGGCTATAAAAGCCAGCGGGCGACTTTTAGCGATATTTTCAGCCAGACGATACGTGCAGCCACCGGCCCAAGTGCATCATCTGGCCGGGGCGGTACCAATCCCATGCAGATTGGTCTTGGCGTTAATGTGAGTTCAATCAATACCGATATGTCAACGGGTTCGACTCAGTCAACAGGCAATAACAGAGACGCGTCGATTGGCGGGGATGGTTTTTTCATTGTCAAGGACGGAAACGGTAGTGAATATAAATTTACCCGCGCGGGTAATTTCGGTGTGGACAAAGAAGGCAATTTGACAGTCAATGGGATGAAAGTATGCGGCTGGCAGCAATATACCACGGATGCCAATGGGAAAATCACCTATAATACTCAGACAGCCGTTCAACCGATTAATGTGTTTGCCGACGGCGTGAACGGCAATAAGAAGATTATTCCGCCCAAGGCCAGCACTATCGGGGTTCTTTCCGGCAATCTGGATCCGACCAAGACTGCCCGTGGAACTTCGATGCACAATATCGGTGTTGTTCCAAGCACGCCGGATTCATTGACTACCATGACGGTTTATGATGCACAGGGCAATAGTTATGATGTACAGGTGAAAATGAGTAAATGCTGTACCGATGCCAGCACCGGCGGGGCAGCAACAGGAAGCGTGGTACTGGCGAACGGTGGATATACGGTTACTAAGGACACCGGTGATCAGTTTAAACTTGCGGTGGATGGAGGAGCGGCAACCGAGATTACCATTCCTCCCGGTACTTATGCTTCGCCCAGTGCGTTTGTAGCTGCCGTGAATACGGCAATTAGCAGTGTACCGGATTTAGCCGGCAAAGTGACGGCTAAGTTGACCTCAGACGGCAAACTTTCTTTTGTATCTGCTTCGACAGGTGGTTCCAGCGCGATCGTTGTAACGGACGGGACGAATACCGGTGCTATGGCAGCCTATGTAGGAACAGCTACGGCCACTGTCGGTGTTACTCATACCGGAAATACCTCCTGGTTTTGGCAGGCGGCGTCCTCTTCTAAGGATATGACGGTGGGTGCCCCTTCTTTCGGGTATCTTGAGTTTGACAGCAATGGCAAACTGCTTACGACTGATGCAGCAAACTTTAACGCAATGCCTAACATTACGCTCAGGCCAACGGGTTCGGGTCCGATTACTGTAAAAATGGATATGTCGGGAATTTCCACCTACATGAACAGCGGTGAAACTAAGGTGACTGGCGGAACCGACGGATACGCGGCCGGTGATCTGGACGATTTTAGTATTGGCAGTGACGGAACGATTATTGGTTCTTATAATAATGGTCAAAAGCAGTCGCTAGGCATGATTGCTCTGGCCCAATTTACTAATTCGGCCGGGTTGGAAAAAGTGGGCGATAATTTATATACGACGACCACCAATTCCGGAAACTTTACTGGTGGTGTGGCAGCCGGTTCAGGGGGGACAGGAAGTCTAAGTGCCGGTACACTGGAAGGTTCCAATGTTGATTTGGCCGAGCAGTTTAGTGACATGATGATCACTTCGCGGGCTTATCAGGCCAACAGCAAAATTATTACCACCCAGGATACAATGCAGGAAACGCTTATTAATATGGTACGTTAATCATTAAAATAAGGAGTTTGGCTATGGGATCAACCTTTAACATATATAACATTGCGACGACGGGTATGTATGTCAATCAGGCCAGTTTATCGGTAGTGAGCAACAATCTTTCCAATATTACGACGCCTGGCTATTCCCGTCAGCAGATCGCGAGCGCGGAAAAAATTATTGGCGGGACGCCCTATGGCTGTGGTGCCGGTGTGAATGAGATTTGTCGGGCAAGAGACAGTTTTCTTGATCAGACTTACCGG
This window harbors:
- the pfkB gene encoding 1-phosphofructokinase — encoded protein: MIITVTLNPAVDKTVEINDVHINRVNRVSSVRLDAGGKGINVSKIILSLGGKSRAIGFLGGKAGAFIKEYLDEMGIANEFVFIEGESRTNLKIVDPLQQTNTDINESGPEITEADIKQIDNYLSQSVSEKSVMIFSGSVPPNMENDIYQKWIYGAKKKGARTLLDADGELLRLGIEAGPYLIKPNIHELERLLDRKIVSVEEAVEHSRTLMEKYGIEIVVVSLGEKGALFLNKEVALLAEGITVAVKSTVGAGDSMVAALAYAIDEGYAFEKAATLAVAAGTANVMTCGTEPSSLKVIEKLEKEVKWKYL
- a CDS encoding zinc-binding dehydrogenase, whose translation is MKTRAVRLYGKKDLRLDEFELPQIEEDEILVQVISDSICMSSYKAALLATDHKRVPADIAENPIIIGHEMAGNIIEVGSKWKDQFKAGEKFSMQPALNYKGSMDSPGYSYRYCGGAATYVIMPQEVMELGCLLKYEGESYYEASLAEPLSCIIGAFHANYHTMMGSYEHRMGIAEGGKLAILAGVGPMGLGAIDYAMHCDRRPKMIVVTDVDEKRLARAESIFSITEAKENGIELIFANTKGLEDPSEYLRNLTGGTGFDDVYVFTPVKPLVKQGDKILGRDGCLNFFAGPTDVNFSGECNFYNVHYNSTHIIGTTGGNTDDMIESLRMTEKKLINPSVMVTHIGGLDSAAEATLRLPEEPAGKKLIYTGIDMELTAIADFEEKGKENPHFARLAEITSENNGLWCTEAEKYLLENWR
- a CDS encoding carbon storage regulator, with the protein product MLVLGRKPGEFVMIGEDIMVKVVRSADGDLRLAINAPKSINITRGEIYETQNKYSNLT
- a CDS encoding flagellin N-terminal helical domain-containing protein, with the translated sequence MIINHNLASLNTLNSLSKNEKATQSSLAKLSSGLRINSAADDSAGLAISEKMRGQIRGLDQAKSNSQNGISLVQTAEGALNETTSILQRMRELAVQSSSDTSTNSDRAACEKEVKQLKSEIDRISTTTQFNTKNLLDGSLSAGSSVALGTKLDSVEMKTAATQGTSVGGSSVTLPVTLAGSNNQLKLNVDGGGSQEITIAAGTYTSASDLASAVNTAIGNNTALAGKVTAEVASNGELSFVSASTGKNSTVAVMAGTNDATATLGMTTKTEAVGIDAKTTVSGGDHGTATGTVDISGGANIATGVNDQLTITLDGASSGTQVTIAQKNYTSANDLVGAVNDAINASTLKGKVTAEVDSTGKNLVFKSAATGTASKVSVTDGTNSAFTTLISATATHGATETGTTALGASTAITSANNTLNIAVDGGAGVNVTIANSTGYSQTDLVKAINTAIDGSTLKGKVTASLDRTNHVVFTSAATGKNSNLDITGTAATAVFGGTPPTKADGAAMVHGTSTGGTNLVASAPNIATGTNDTITVSVDGGAGVDITLANGTNTGASVLSQVQSAISGGSLNGKVTAALDSNNQLVFTTVGSARNVAVTGNAVTGANGIGAQTAVTGSLATSGTFTGSATPTSATAGDKLTIGVDGGTAKTITLGADANIAAVISDITAKIAADSDLAGKVTVANDGSGHLKFTSTSNGASSSVSVKGTGASALVGGPTQGDAVAASGTSTGSVVLGGSTTITAGTDDKVNIAVDGAAGVDVTVAAGTYTQDQLKEAVNTAINANSALKGKVTASLDGDNRLVFTSATTGSKSSVVVTATTGNAGFTKMIAATGTNNTANEVAGQGAKTNGGTGSTDTLVSLADADGNSYGVKAGNQINVSVLVGGQQKTATLAVTSTTTLQDLADKIQSAIGGSSSVAIKDNKIQITGQAGIANAVSDLTMTVQNSATDATKIAANFGSDLSAYSETQAATDIQSDGSLTFQIGANQNQTMNVAINKMNVQSLALSSVDVSTQAGAESAITIIDNATQAVSAERAKLGAYENRLDHTINNLTTTSENMTSAESRIRDVDMAAEMANYQKNTVLQQAAQAMLAQANQQPSQVLSLLK
- a CDS encoding flagellar hook assembly protein FlgD, whose product is MSTAPVSGSSDWWKTPTDTDPKKDTKGTNNLSDFNTFMKILASELQNQDPTNPVSNTEYVAQLAQVESLSQLQGMKNMLTTNSAYNLIGTSVTYQTTDSATGAATTDTGTAKAVVVKNDEPYLVVNGGLVKVSDVIIVAPAASK
- a CDS encoding flagellar hook protein FlgE — translated: MSSAMDSGVSGLKAQQTKLNIIGNNIANISTPGYKSQRATFSDIFSQTIRAATGPSASSGRGGTNPMQIGLGVNVSSINTDMSTGSTQSTGNNRDASIGGDGFFIVKDGNGSEYKFTRAGNFGVDKEGNLTVNGMKVCGWQQYTTDANGKITYNTQTAVQPINVFADGVNGNKKIIPPKASTIGVLSGNLDPTKTARGTSMHNIGVVPSTPDSLTTMTVYDAQGNSYDVQVKMSKCCTDASTGGAATGSVVLANGGYTVTKDTGDQFKLAVDGGAATEITIPPGTYASPSAFVAAVNTAISSVPDLAGKVTAKLTSDGKLSFVSASTGGSSAIVVTDGTNTGAMAAYVGTATATVGVTHTGNTSWFWQAASSSKDMTVGAPSFGYLEFDSNGKLLTTDAANFNAMPNITLRPTGSGPITVKMDMSGISTYMNSGETKVTGGTDGYAAGDLDDFSIGSDGTIIGSYNNGQKQSLGMIALAQFTNSAGLEKVGDNLYTTTTNSGNFTGGVAAGSGGTGSLSAGTLEGSNVDLAEQFSDMMITSRAYQANSKIITTQDTMQETLINMVR